A section of the Schistosoma haematobium chromosome ZW, whole genome shotgun sequence genome encodes:
- the TMEM38B_1 gene encoding Trimeric intracellular cation channel type B, variant 2 (EggNog:ENOG410V7UI~COG:U) produces MKLIQRLVRGVWLPATNEFLHPTFTTKISLLAAIAYYCHHLDIIPLPENQLFLVIMTLFVYLRITMILLGLKDPFVPFENAVCKLLFGGTVDAIRSAFERSRSKASEAMPSNLSNVSGTTSSSTANMTGNANFSSTSTGTGQSSQGLPNSNANSFNSSGLRDAANRQTPSSGDKKRD; encoded by the exons ATGAAATTAATACAGCGTCTTGTTCGTGGTGTATGGCTACCAGCAACTAATGAATTTCTCCATCCCACTTT cACTACAAAAATTTCGTTACTTGCCGCTATTGCATATTATTGTCATCATTTGGATATAATACCGTTACCGGAAAATCAATTATTCCTAGTTATAATGACTTTGTTTGTTTATCTCAG AATTACTATGATTCTACTGGGCTTAAAAGATCCATTTGTACCGTTTGAGAATGCTGTTTGTAAGCTGTTGTTTGGTGGTACTGTCGACGCTATTCGTAGTGCTTTTGAACGTAGTCGTAGCAAGGCATCTGAAGCTATGCCTTCAAATTTGTCAAATGTTAGTGGAACAACCTCTTCATCAACTGCCAATATGACTGGGAATGCAAATTTCTCTTCAACTAGTACGGGGACAGGACAAAGCAGTCAAGGTTTACCTAATAGTAATGCAAACAGTTTCAATTCAAGTGGTCTACGTGACGCTGCCAATCGTCAAACACCATCTTCAGGTGATAAAAAACGTGACTAG
- the TMEM38B_1 gene encoding Trimeric intracellular cation channel type B (EggNog:ENOG410V7UI~COG:U), translated as MILLGLKDPFVPFENAVCKLLFGGTVDAIRSAFERSRSKASEAMPSNLSNVSGTTSSSTANMTGNANFSSTSTGTGQSSQGLPNSNANSFNSSGLRDAANRQTPSSGDKKRD; from the coding sequence ATGATTCTACTGGGCTTAAAAGATCCATTTGTACCGTTTGAGAATGCTGTTTGTAAGCTGTTGTTTGGTGGTACTGTCGACGCTATTCGTAGTGCTTTTGAACGTAGTCGTAGCAAGGCATCTGAAGCTATGCCTTCAAATTTGTCAAATGTTAGTGGAACAACCTCTTCATCAACTGCCAATATGACTGGGAATGCAAATTTCTCTTCAACTAGTACGGGGACAGGACAAAGCAGTCAAGGTTTACCTAATAGTAATGCAAACAGTTTCAATTCAAGTGGTCTACGTGACGCTGCCAATCGTCAAACACCATCTTCAGGTGATAAAAAACGTGACTAG